In the genome of bacterium, the window ATTTTATTTCATTTTTTCAATTCTCAAGCAAGATTGAAAAAACTAGCCCCTCTTTCCGCCATCCTTTAAAACCCAAGAGGCGAGATTAGAAAGGATGTTGCTGCTTTTAAGCAGCAAGTGCCAAATCGTAATCGGCGCTTATTGTTTTGTCTATTTTTAAAAGAATAGACAAACTTTACTGGCAACCCTTCCTCTGATAGCCCCTGTCGAGACCAATCACCCCCTATTTTTTGATAATATTATACAAGATATATCAATTTTTGTCTACTATTTTTGTATGTGCAGGTGCTTTATAATTCATTCACCTTATGTAGAAGTAGGAATTTCATTGCTTGTATGCGTTTAGCTTTAATGGAACAAATGAAATCCGAAATCCGAAATCCGACATCTGGGCACTGTTCTTCCTCTTTCAATGGGAAAAGACACATTCTCCTTGGTTAGCCTTTATTACGGGTCTGTTTATTGGGATTATTCCTACCATTCGCTATCCAGAGGTATTATTTTGTTTCGCCTTTTAGACGATGTCTGGCAATGGGCTAAGATGAGGAGAAAAGCAGTATACTGGATTGCCAAAGAAGAACAAATCAATGCCCTTAAACGGCACTTATTGCCAGATGATAGATTGGTAACTATAGCCGAGATTAAGATTTCCATAGGAAGCCCCAGCTGTGGTAATAAACAGGAGAGATTGAGGCTACAAGAACCAATGGGTCCTGACCAAATATTTGATTTTCAATGTCATCTTTGGGTAAATGAGTAATTGCCTTTTCAATTTCTTGTACTATACTCATTTTATACTTCACCTCCTATGGGCCTAACGATTGAGTTCAGTGGCAGCAGCTTGTCCAGCGGTCCGCTGCAACGATTGGTTATCTGACTGACTACCTTAAAGTTTTCTTTCTTTTCGTTGTTTCGCAGATTTTGAAAAAAAGTGTGCAGATCATAATTTGCTTGCTTTGCAAGTTCTTCACCTGCTTTGCGGACATCTTGGACAATTGGGTCTTGCCACATGTTACACCTCCATTAACTCCTCTGGTGTGCAAATAATCGGTGTGTGAATACCAAAGGGCTCGTTTATCTTCATTAACTTCTTAATAACTTCACCATTAGCAAGGTGTGCACAATTCCAAGTTATAAGATAATCAATGTTATGAACAGAGGCAACAGCAAGATGAGCAGCGTCACGGAAAGACTTTTCTGGAATTTCTAATTT includes:
- a CDS encoding type II toxin-antitoxin system VapC family toxin, translated to MGDQEAAKRRLEELKDFPHLELNNKVEEMAQVYMEKLEIPEKSFRDAAHLAVASVHNIDYLITWNCAHLANGEVIKKLMKINEPFGIHTPIICTPEELMEV